The following are from one region of the Fusarium verticillioides 7600 chromosome 1, whole genome shotgun sequence genome:
- a CDS encoding riboflavin synthase, alpha subunit, producing the protein MFTGIVEEVGVVSNLNTNDSTGGTSLTISIPPGSTLLSDCHDGDSISVNGVCLTVTSFTPEAFTIGVAPETLRITNLGDLKEGSNVNLERAVRADTRMGGHFVQGHVDTTAEILSVEKDGNALTFRFQPARKDMLRYIVYKGFIAIDGTSLTVTKVNDDEAWWEVMLIAYTQERVVVAQKKKGDTVNVEVDMMAKYAEKSLGGVVGSEPGAAASFPFIEKIVERIVAQGFGRKP; encoded by the exons ATGTTTACCGgaattgttgaagaagtggGAG TTGTgtccaacctcaacaccaatgacTCAACAGGAGGCACCTCTCTGACCATTTCCATTCCTCCTGGCTCAACGCTCCTCTCAGACTGCCATGACGGTGACTCCATTTCTGTCAACGGCGTCTGCCTTACAGTCACATCCTTCACCCCCGAGGCTTTCACGATTGGCGTTGCCCCCGAAACTCTACGCATCACCAACTTGGGCGATCTCAAGGAGGGCAGTAACGTCAACCTTGAGCGTGCTGTTAGGGCTGATACCCGCATGGGCGGCCACTTTGTTCAGGGTCACGTTGACACCACTGCGGAAATCCTCtctgttgagaaggatggcaaTGCCTTGACCTTCCGGTTCCAACCAGCCCGCAAGGATATGCTACGCTACATTGTATACAAGGGGTTTATCGCAATCGATGGCACAAGCTTGACTGTCACCAAGGTTAACGATGACGAAGCATGGTGGGAGGTTATGCTGATTGCGTACACCCAAGAGAGGGTTGTCGtggcacagaagaagaagggcgacaCTGTCaatgttgaggttgatatgATGGCCAAGTATGCAGAGAAGTCTCTAggcggtgttgttggctcGGAACCGGGAGCTGCTGCCTCGTTTCCCTTTATTGAGAAGATCGTCGAGAGAATCGTGGCCCAGGGATTCGGCAGAAAGCCATGA
- a CDS encoding DNA-directed RNA polymerase II subunit RPB4 — protein sequence MEDEQQIPAAAAPRKVNHPRTSRPKPAAPGNEEASAVLNLGEFQDVDTLTLSEAALVLNALHAKRKNDRRNVNNTEMLNSTLTYLDNFARFTQKENVEAVERLLSAHKNLAKFERAQLGSLCCEGADEAKTLIPSLADKISDQDLQDLLDEISKLQNR from the exons ATGGAGGATGAACAACAAATCCCAGCTGCTGCCGCGCCTAGAAAAGTCAACCACCCTCGCACCTCTCGACCCAAGCCCGCGGCTCCTGGTAATGAGGAAGCTTCCGCAGTTCTGAACCTTGGCGAGTTTCAAGATGTCGACACCTTGACGCTCTCCGAAGCTGCGCTGGTTCTAAATGCCCTCCACGCGAAACGAAAGAACGATCGTAGGAACGTCAACAACACCGA GATGCTAAACTCGACTTTGACCTACCTCGATAACTTTGCGCGATTCACTCAGAAGGAGAACGTAGAAGCTGTGGAACGCCTTCTTAGCGCACATAAGAACCTCGCCAAATTTGAGCGTGCACAGCTGG GTTCTCTGTGCTGTGAGGGAGCcgacgaggccaagacacTCATCCCTTCACTGGCCGACAAGATTTCTGATCAGGACCTTCAGgacctcctcgatgagatctCTAAGCTACAGAATCGGTAA